The following proteins are encoded in a genomic region of Amyelois transitella isolate CPQ chromosome 14, ilAmyTran1.1, whole genome shotgun sequence:
- the LOC106129156 gene encoding protein turtle isoform X4, translated as MGWRAVHPPHIAAGLLLLLLGNLPVTCHQDHQDAVHITAILGESVVFNCQVDFPEDIPVPYVLQWEKKVGETGQDIPIYIWYESYPTHSGEGYEGRVSRVAPDSPYGAASLNLTNIRESDQGWYECKVVFLNRSPNQHKNGTWFHLDVHAPPRFSITPEDIIYVNLGDAIILNCQAEGTPTPEILWYKDANPVEPSGTVGIFNDGTELRISNIRPDDIGDYTCIARNGEGQVSHTARVIIAGGAVITMPPTNQTKLEGEKVQFSCEAKALPGNVTVKWFREGAPVAEVAALETRVTIQRDGALVINPVAADDSGQYLCEVSNGIGKPQSASAYLNVEYPAKVTFTPTVQYLPFRLAGVVQCYIKANPPLQYVTWTKDKRLLEPYQTKDIVIMNNGSLLFTRVNQNHQGRYTCTPYNAQGTQGSSGPMEVLVRKPPAFTVEPEPLYQRKVGESVEMHCEAQEAEGTQRPSVTWRRRDGLPLQKTRVRALGGNITIDTLRRQDFGIYQCVASNEVATIVADTQLVIEGTQPHAPYNVSGAATEFQVALRWQAGYAGGPDYKQDYTIWYREAGFSDWTKVPVTPSGATSVTINRLQPGTTYEFQVNSKNTIGEGMMSKAITIRTLDVGAKPKAPPTPAGPVDEKIFQNAPEGSGPKSGPPRNLTVTEVHNGFLITWQAPLERAPLVQYYTIKYRTDAQWKTLNRGQIRPEETSYLVKNLVGGRTYYFRVLANSATSYESSEEVKFPVPARVKHKAITAGVVGGILFFIVAIILSVCAVKICNKRKRRKQEKGEVLFERTGGAAKTTFSCHS; from the exons ATGGGCTGGCGCGCCGTGCACCCGCCGCACATCGCCGCCGGCTTGCTGCTGCTACTGCTGGGGAACCTGCCAG TGACCTGCCACCAAGACCACCAGGATGCGGTGCACATCACGGCGATCCTCGGCGAGAGCGTCGTGTTCAACTGCCAGGTGGACTTTCCTGAGGACATCCCAGTGCCGTACGTGTTGCAGTGGGAGAAGAAGGTAGGCGAAACG GGACAGGATATTCCCATCTACATCTGGTACGAGAGCTACCCGACCCACAGCGGGGAGGGCTACGAGGGGAGGGTGTCGCGCGTCGCCCCGGACTCACCGTATGGCGCGGCCAGTCTCAACCTCACCAATATACGGGAGTCAGACCAG GGCTGGTACGAGTGTAAGGTGGTGTTCCTCAACCGGTCCCCCAACCAGCACAAGAACGGCACCTGGTTCCACCTGGACGTGCACGCGCCACCGAGGTTCTCCATCACACCGGAAGACATTATATACGTTAATTTAG GTGACGCCATAATCCTCAACTGCCAGGCAGAGGGCACTCCCACACCTGAAATCCTCTGGTACAAGGACGCGAACCCAGTCGAACCTTCAGGAACCGTGGGCATCTTCAACGATGGCACGGAACTGCGGATCAGTAACATCAGACCTGATGACATTGGAGACTATACATGCATCGCGAGAAATGGCGAGGGCCAGGTGTCGCATACAGCGCGGGTCATCATCGCCGGTGGAGCTGTCATCACC ATGCCTCCAACCAATCAAACCAAGCTAGAAGGGGAGAAAGTTCAGTTCTCCTGTGAAGCCAAGGCCCTACCCGGGAATGTGACAGTGAAGTGGTTCAGAGAGGGGGCTCCAGTGGCCGAGGTGGCAGCCCTGGAGACCAGGGTCACAATCCAGAGAGATGGCGCGCTGGTCATCAATCCTGTTGCGGCTGATGACTCAGGGCAGTACCTGTGTGAAGTCTCCAATGGGATCGGGAAACCACAGAGCGCTTCGGCCTATTTGAATGTTGAAT ACCCCGCCAAAGTGACGTTCACCCCAACCGTACAATACCTGCCGTTCCGCCTCGCTGGCGTCGTCCAGTGCTACATAAAGGCCAACCCTCCTCTTCAATATGTGACCTGGACTAAGGACAAGCGACTGCTGGAGCCGTACCAGACGAAGGACATCGTGATCATGAACAACGGCTCTCTTCTGTTTACCCGCGTCAATCAGAATCATCAG GGAAGGTACACGTGCACACCGTACAACGCTCAAGGCACGCAAGGATCTTCAGGCCCAATGGAAGTGCTGGTGAGGAAACCTCCAGCGTTCACCGTGGAACCGGAGCCTTTGTATCAGAGAAAG GTGGGCGAATCAGTAGAGATGCATTGCGAGGCACAAGAGGCGGAGGGCACGCAGCGGCCCAGCGTGACGTGGCGGCGGCGCGACGGGCTGCCGCTGCAGAAGACGCGCGTGCGGGCGCTCGGTGGGAACATCACCATAGACACGCTGCGGAGACAGGACTTCGGCATCTACCAGTGCGTCGCGTCCAATGAG GTGGCGACGATCGTGGCGGACACGCAGCTGGTGATCGAGGGCACGCAGCCGCACGCGCCCTACAACGTGTCGGGCGCCGCCACCGAGTTCCAGGTGGCGCTGCGCTGGCAGGCGGGCTACGCGGGCGGCCCGGACTACAAGCAGGACTACACCATCTGGTACCGCGAGGCCGGCTTCTCCGACTGGACCAAAGTGCCGGTCACGCCCTCGGGGGCCACTTCT GTCACCATAAACAGACTTCAACCCGGGACCACCTACGAGTTCCAGGTCAACAGTAAGAACACCATTGGAGAAGGCATGATGAGCAAAGCAATAACCATCAGAACTTTAg ATGTAGGCGCCAAGCCGAAAGCGCCACCGACCCCCGCGGGGCCCGTGGACGAAAAGATATTTCAGAACGCGCCTGAAGGCTCCG GTCCGAAGTCCGGCCCCCCGCGGAACCTGACGGTGACTGAGGTCCACAACGGCTTCCTCATCACGTGGCAGGCGCCGCTGGAGCGCGCGCCGCTGGTGCAGTACTACACCATCAAGTACCGCACCGACGCGCAGTGGAAGACCCTCAACCGGGGGCAGATACGGCCCGAGGAGACCAGCTATTTAG TCAAGAACCTAGTTGGCGGACGGACGTACTACTTCCGAGTGTTGGCCAACTCCGCGACCAGTTACGAGAGCTCCGAAGAGGTGAAGTTCCCGGTGCCGGCACGGGTCAAGCACAAAGCGATCACGGCCGGCGTGGTGGGAGGAATACTGTTCTTCATCGTCGCCATCATACTGTCTGTATGCGCGGTCAAGATCTGCAACAAAAGGAAGAGAAGAAAGCAGGAGAAAGGTGAGGTGTTATTTGAAAGGACGGGCGGTGCAGCCAAGACTACGTTTTCATGTCATAGTTAG